The Campylobacter concisus sequence CAAGCAAATACACATTTTTCAGTTTTGTTGCACCAGCTTAGCGATCTTAAATTTGATGATTTTGACACGTTATACACTGCTTTTTATGATATTTTAGAAATTTGTACAAAAGAACTAAATATCAAAGATACTCATACGATCTTTTACTTAAATATCTTTCAAAGACTACTTGAATACTTTCAAAAAGGTGATGTAAATTTTTACATTAAAGATGGCAATGTAAAGCCAGTAGATGATGAACTTGCTAAAAGACTTAGAGAGTTTTTTGTTATTAATAGAATAATTTGCAAATTTAAAAATTATGTAGCAAGAAATTTAAATACAATGGTCTCAAATGGAGACAGATATATAGATACTGGAAAATTTATAGAAACACTAACAGATGAAGAGAAAGAAGTATATGAAAAATATGGTGTTGTTTTAAGGGATATTTTTGGTATTTTGCATGGGTGTATTCCTGATGAATTTGGCGAATTAATTCAAAATGGTATAAAAAATATCATCTACTACGGTGCGCCTGGAACCGGCAAGACAAAATTCGTAAAAGACTGCCTTGATATTTTAGATCCGAAACGTACTAGAACCGAATGGGTACAGTTTCATAGCGGTTTTGAATACGAGGATTTTATAGACGGCATAAAACCGATCGGCATACAAAACGGAAATTTAAATTTGGCTTTGACAAACGGCATATTTAAAGAATTTTGCTTAAAAGCGGCACAAAACGAAAAAGAAAATTTCTTTTTTATAGTCGATGAAATAAATAGAGCCGACATAGCGGCGGTATTTGGCGAAACGCTATCACTTTTGGAGGAGAATTACCGAGGTAAAAGCATAAAGACTAAAAATTATGCACTTAGTAAGCAGGAGTTTTCTATACCAAGCAACGTATATTTCATAGGTATGATGAACGACGTGGATAAAAGCATCGACTGCTTTGACTTGGCTCTAAGAAGGCGCTTTGCGTGGGTCTTAATGAGATGTGATTATGAGGTTTTAAGCGATTTGGACAAAAAATACAGCGACTATAAAGAAAAATGTAAAAAATTAAATAACTACATCACCAA is a genomic window containing:
- a CDS encoding McrB family protein gives rise to the protein MINFTFEQIIKINEIFSRVVDCKGNLKVFKDFDWDQDKNNIVIYEESPYGDKSLAIVDDWSKVSLEDIYNNAQKALSISDITHIIDRANIEPLKDFTIEIRIDKNKINNQANTHFSVLLHQLSDLKFDDFDTLYTAFYDILEICTKELNIKDTHTIFYLNIFQRLLEYFQKGDVNFYIKDGNVKPVDDELAKRLREFFVINRIICKFKNYVARNLNTMVSNGDRYIDTGKFIETLTDEEKEVYEKYGVVLRDIFGILHGCIPDEFGELIQNGIKNIIYYGAPGTGKTKFVKDCLDILDPKRTRTEWVQFHSGFEYEDFIDGIKPIGIQNGNLNLALTNGIFKEFCLKAAQNEKENFFFIVDEINRADIAAVFGETLSLLEENYRGKSIKTKNYALSKQEFSIPSNVYFIGMMNDVDKSIDCFDLALRRRFAWVLMRCDYEVLSDLDKKYSDYKEKCKKLNNYITNDLKYLVEYKDETRVKIKSIQSYDNTEKRDEAYNKLFSSASDKDKEKEKENDKKKYEKNSGLNLGRAYEIGHSYFLKKETMSEQQIWDRHIEPILREYIRTQFGDGEVEKKLKIAEGIFVDGKCIQR